From Candida dubliniensis CD36 chromosome 7, complete sequence, the proteins below share one genomic window:
- a CDS encoding cleavage factor II (CF II) component, putative (Similar to S. cerevisiae PTA1;~In S. cerevisiae: subunit of holo-CPF, a multiprotein complex and functional homolog of mammalian CPSF, required for the cleavage and polyadenylation of mRNA and snoRNA 3' ends; involved in pre-tRNA processing; binds to the phosphorylated CTD of RNAPII), whose protein sequence is MSSNQTSTNDVLSTLKESRKLALREPQNYPDILRFMFSMITKDPQAQQQTSEVQQLIVDFMYETFINNSILQQNTQIDLAINSLDALTILTNVHDIATLRKIIDISCVIYRLVFQYVALNANSNQIWSKLTELKNSLVNKFQSNFPLSPSDNIEHDLLRNIATKLDLLKFMMTIIDISSKTRIIGEPLQNPNSLQFSLNNVPPNHSLIKYDQMEYESEAIFKSMVLRVFNYDIIIAPLITATLNHCILIMKRKPQFVPLLLKTIEKYDTNNKLQSNYQSLEQFKLARKYVDRNLRNFISHCQKNKLIPPEFNTSLVRMATALTDRGNNIRRKNIFAINEPNIRKRKFEGFYNPSKKMKQMSYSHLYTLNDINDELNNFDLSTLPQNYISNMVVNALQRAPVPKLVKALEIISERYTDAFQKPRPIATPISQNNNNNNNNSVTVATPTVKQGDPEVNDEDEEDERYEVDLNGDFYDPSKVFSLPPPKELSFQEKKQHISIIINNFLNLARKGGPEVNNNNNGEDELELSADDRSDISKALTRAAIKGWKKGNWLLLLSRLATRGMRTKQKSTNNTVKQEGETEGEDIKMSPDQKNNQQLSDMIRSAILEYFSENVHGRIDMVIEWLNEEWYSERVFQQNEYLNEGKNPDKEIITTPIYDIWSKKVVDATVSYIEPNDKKIFLRLLSDLPELNEDLIGRIKSLCIDPGRSAIGFLALQFLIMYRPPVKQMCIKVLQELSESDQEDISTEAKKRLDKFK, encoded by the coding sequence ATGTCATCCAATCAAACATCTACTAATGATGTATTGTCTACTCTTAAAGAAAGTAGAAAGTTAGCTCTACGTGAACCTCAAAATTATCCTGATATATTACGATTTATGTTTTCCATGATCACCAAAGACCCACAagcacaacaacaaacatcAGAAgttcaacaattgattgttgattttatgTATGAAacatttataaataattctaTATTACAACAAAATACCCAAATCGATTTAGCGATTAATTCTTTGGATGCATTAACAATCTTGACCAATGTTCATGATATTGCCACTTTACGtaaaatcattgatatATCATGTGTCATATATCGATTAGTTTTCCAGTATGTGGCTCTTAATGCTAATAGTAATCAAATTTGGAGTAAACTTactgaattgaaaaattcattggttaataaatttcaaaGTAATTTCCCCTTATCACCAAGTGATAATATTGAACATGATTTATTAAGAAATATAGCTACAAAattagatttattaaaatttatgatgacaattattgatatttcatCGAAAACTCGTATAATTGGTGAACCATTACAAAATCCTAATTCCTTacaattttcattaaacaATGTCCCACCAAATCATagtttaattaaatatgaTCAAATGGAATATGAATCAGAAGCCATTTTTAAATCCATGGTATTAAGAGTTTTCAAttatgatattattattgctcCTTTAATAACTGCCACTTTGAATCATTGTATACTTATAATGAAAAGGAAGCCTCAATTTGTCCCcttattattgaaaacaattgaaaaatatgataccaataataaacttCAATCCAATTATCAATCATTAgaacaatttaaattagCAAGAAAATACGTTGATAGAAATTTACGTAATTTCATAAGTCAttgtcaaaaaaataaattaataccTCCAGAATTTAATACATCATTAGTAAGAATGGCCACTGCTTTAACTGATCGTGGAAATAACATTAGAAGGAAAAATATATTTGCAATTAATGAACCAAAtattagaaaaagaaaatttgaagGGTTTTATAATCcttcaaagaaaatgaaacaaatgAGTTATAGTCATTTATATACTTTAAATGATATAAATGATGAACTAaacaattttgatttgagtACTTTACCACAAAATTATATATCAAATATGGTGGTTAATGCTTTACAACGTGCTCCAGTTCCTAAATTAGTAAAGGCATTAGAAATTATTTCAGAAAGGTATACTGATGCTTTCCAAAAACCAAGACCAATTGCTACTCCTATTAGtcagaataataataacaataataataactcTGTGACTGTTGCAACTCCAACGGTAAAACAAGGGGATCCAGAAGtcaatgatgaagatgaagaggATGAACGATATGAAGTTGATCTTAATGGAGATTTCTATGATCCACTGAAAGTTTTCAGTTTACCACCTCCTAAAGAATTATCATTCCAAGAGAAGAAGCAGcatattagtattattattaataattttttgaatttggcAAGAAAAGGTGGTCCAGaagttaataataacaataatggagaagatgaattagaattaagTGCTGATGATAGAAGTGATATTAGTAAAGCATTAACAAGAGCAGCCATTAAAGGTTGGAAAAAAGGTAAttggttattattattatcccGATTAGCCACCAGAGGAATGAGaactaaacaaaaaagtaCCAATAATACTGTAAAACAGGAAGGAGAAACAGAAGGTGAAGACATAAAAATGTCACCagatcaaaaaaataatcaacaattgaGTGATATGATAAGATCAGCTATACTTGAATATTTTCTGGAAAATGTCCATGGTAGAATCGATATGGTTATAGAATGGCTTAATGAAGAATGGTATAGTGAACGAGTTTTCCAACAGAATGAATATCTTAATGAAGGTAAAAACCCCGATAAAGAAATCATTACAACACCAATATATGATATATGGAGTAAGAAAGTTGTTGATGCTACTGTATCATATATTGAAccaaatgataaaaaaatattccTTCGATTATTGAGTGATTTACCCGAATTAAATGAAGATTTAAttggaagaattaaatcattatgtATTGATCCAGGGAGATCAGCAATTGGATTTTTAGCTTTacaatttttgattatgTATAGACCTCCCGTGAAACAAATGTGTATTAAAGttttacaagaattaaGTGAGAGTGATCAAGAAGATATTAGTACTGAAGCTAAAAAGAGGTTAgacaaatttaaataa
- a CDS encoding replication factor C subunit, putative (Similar to S. cerevisiae RFC2), with protein MDSITTSSIRKQKNQAYEEEKLHHTPWVEKYRPKSLSDVSSQEHTIKVLTQTIKSGNLPHMLFYGPPGTGKTSTILALAKELYGPNLYKSRVLELNASDERGISIVREKIKNFARLTISNPTKEDLANYPCPPYKIIILDEADSMTYDAQSALRRTMENYAGITRFVLICNYITRIIDPITSRCSKFRFKLLNNENAQLRLKYIGQQENLRFDKGQEDQVIQELLKISGGDLRKAITYLQSAAKLSETFDINDHQSLITIQSIRETAGILPDDILLELIQLMKQKSIQQTKLIKYIDQSIILSGWSAQILLDQLHDKLILDESINSLSKNKISQIFFQSDRKLNNGTDEHIQLLNVLLQISQVL; from the coding sequence atGGATAGCATTACCACTAGCAGTATTAGGAAACAGAAAAATCAAGCttatgaagaagaaaaacttCATCATACTCCATGGGTTGAAAAATATCGTCCAAAATCTCTTTCTGATGTATCATCACAAGAACATACCATTAAAGTTTTAACTcaaacaattaaatcagGGAATTTACCTCATATGTTATTTTATGGCCCTCCAGGAACAGGGAAAACTTCCACAATATTAGCATTAGCTAAAGAATTATATGGACcaaatttatataaatctCGAGTATTAGAATTAAATGCTAGTGATGAAAGAGGTATATCAATTGTAcgtgaaaaaattaaaaattttgcTCGATTAACTATAAGTAACCCTACCAAGGAAGATTTGGCCAATTATCCTTGTCCTCCttataaaatcattatattAGATGAAGCTGATTCAATGACTTATGATGCTCAATCGGCATTAAGAAGAACCATGGAAAATTATGCTGGAATTACAAGATTTGTATTGATTTGTAATTATATTACCAGAATTATTGATCCAATAACTTCTCGTTGTTCAAAATTTcgatttaaattattaaataatgaaaatgcTCAATTAAgattaaaatatattggtcaacaagaaaatttaCGATTTGATAAAGGTCAAGAAGATCAAGTGattcaagaattattaaaaattagTGGTGGAGATTTACGTAAAGCTATTACTTATTTACAATCAGCTGCTAAATTGAGTGAAActtttgatattaatgatcATCAAAGTTTAATTActattcaatcaattagaGAAACCGCAGGGATTTTACCTGATGATATCTTATTagaattaattcaattaatgaaacaaaaaagtattcaacaaactaaattaattaaatatattgatcaatcaattatattatcaGGTTGGAGTGCACAAATATTACTTGATCAATTAcatgataaattgattttagatgaatcaattaattcattactGAAAAATAAGATTTCtcaaatatttttccaACTGGATcgaaaattaaataatggtACGGATGAacatattcaattattgaatgtTTTATTACAAATATCTCAAGttttataa
- the MVP1 gene encoding sorting nexin, putative (private: fusion of albicans initial alleles: orf19.7038 + orf19.7039;~In S. cerevisiae: required for sorting proteins to the vacuole;~spliced gene) — MNSNIEDDPWSSGWNDNNTPVNDPLTATTTTPYHSSYLTSSQLFTSTTTGGGGGGGGYNSTNTHNTIPPNLINVPSSYETIYSHFITKFNNSNFNLNDFEINIIDKLVSMNYLTNYQKQKILDIVYENNLLPINQSFKFYQILGLLALEIDVPGTGDYVTLQFRLNNNLPDLPEKFVNEITQEEEKEEDNGLLGNRNRSIQSHSGSGGNKDDWNIDDSTISGGNIGDPLLVDHSHIHDDSIDENNSINHSQQQQQQQSQSQQEVVVAPNVDSSYIEKYINDIKDQFKPLFLGLDLIKIKEVPEKEGIIFKHINYMITHDLKIGGTSSGTKKVIRRYSDFVWLMEYLLEKYPFRVIPGLPPKKFTVGASPDSQFLQRRRRGLHRFLNQLIKHPILSQEPIVQSFLTVPTDLATWRKQAKIDPSLEFKGQKIQTDFINVIWPIMGGNFLKKWRQAEENIQNIIDKWVKIIILVERYERRQQQISFDNGKFAEMLNGFSKLNNKIYPDNEHDDNNENDDAADTNENYKQDFNFNSSGDITNINQCLNSIGEFFNKSSQVLIDESYIVNTKTLEKFKNYLDYLNSLQELFERTKQLSINQIDILDKRIKDQEIKFKKISEENPDIKGGELIKLRQSIINDKQEIFQQLNKDWLIKQCCLQEFIIFQETQFLITELWVEWCKDRLKCQEKLVGLYDNLNQEIIHDMPLER; from the exons ATGAATAGTaatattgaagatgatCCATGGTCAAGTGGATggaatgataataataccCCCGTCAATGATCCACTAACagcaacaactacaactcCTTATCATTCCTCATATTTAACTTCATCCCAATTATTtacttcaacaacaacaggaggaggaggtggtggtggaggttATAATAGTACTAATACTCATAATACAATCCCaccaaatttaattaatgttCCATCATCTTATGAAACAATATATTCTCATTTTATAactaaattcaataattctaatttcaatttaaatgattttgaaattaatattattgataaattagtttcaatgaattatttaactaattatcaaaaacaaaaaattttagatattgtttatgaaaataatttattacctattaatcaatcatttaaattttatcaaatcttGGGATTATTAGCATTAGAAATTGATGTACCAGGAACTGGAGATTATGTAACTTTACAATTTCgattgaataataatttaccAGATTTACCGgaaaaatttgttaatgaaataacccaagaagaagaaaaagaggaaGACAATGGGTTGCTTGGGAATAGAAATAGACTGATTCAATCACATTctggtagtggtggtaaCAAGGATGATTGgaatattgatgattcaaCTATCAGTGGTGGAAATATTGGTGATCCATTATTAGTTGATCATTCACATATTCatgatgattcaattgatgaaaataattcaatcaaccatagtcaacaacaacaacaacaacaatcacaaTCACAACAAGAAGTAGTAGTTGCACCAAATGTTGATTCATcatatattgaaaaatatattaatgatattaaagatcaatttaaaccattatttttaggtcttgatttaattaaaattaaagaagttcctgaaaaagaaggaatAATATTTAAGCATATTAATTATATGATTACTcatgatttaaaaattggtGGGACTAGTTCTGGTACTAAAAAAGTCATTCGAAGATATTCTGATTTTGTATG gTTAATGgaatatttattagaaaaatATCCATTTAGGGTGATTCCAGGATTACCTCCCAAAAAATTCACAG TAGGAGCTTCACCTGATTCACAATTTTTACAAAGACGTCGTCGAGGATTACATagatttttaaatcaattaatcaaacaTCCAATATTAAGTCAAGAACCAATTGTTCAATCATTTTTAACTGTACCTACTGATTTAGCCACTTGGAGGAAACAAGCTAAAATTGATCCATCATTAGAATTTAAAGgtcaaaaaattcaaactGATTTTATAAATGTGATTTGGCCAATTATGGGAggaaattttttgaaaaaatggCGTCAAGCTgaagaaaatattcaaaatataattgataaatgggttaaaataattatattagTGGAAAGATATGAAAgaagacaacaacaaattagTTTTGATAATGGGAAATTTGCTGAAATGTTGAATGGATTTagtaaattgaataataaaatttatcCTGATAATGAacatgatgataataatgagaATGATGATGCTGCTGATacaaatgaaaattataaacaagattttaattttaattcttcagGAGATATTACTAATATTAATCAAtgtttgaattcaattggtgaatttttcaataaatcatctcaagtattaattgatgaaagtTATATTGTTAATACTAAAACtttagaaaaatttaaaaattatttggattatttaaattctttacaagaattatttgaaagaaCTAAACAATTAtctataaatcaaattgatattttagATAAGCGTATAAAAgatcaagaaattaaatttaaaaaaattagtgAAGAAAATCCTGATATTAAAGGTGgtgaattaattaaattaagacaatcaattataaatgataaacaagaaattttccaacaattaaataaagattggttaattaaacaatgttgtttacaagaatttattattttccaAGAAACGCAATTTTTAATTACTGAACTTTGGGTAGAATGGTGTAAAGATCGATTGAAATGTCAAGAGAAATTAGTTGGATTAtatgataatttaaatcaagaaattattcATGATATGCCACTAGAGAGATGA
- a CDS encoding uncharacterized protein yjr067c homologue, putative (Similar to S. cerevisiae YAE1), with translation MTCQGDCSCKNNEVPTTKSTTGNVEDDDIWSDDDSKLILENDIIRSHYKKGYVDGITQSKESSLQQGFDDGYPEGAKLGIQVGKILANLINQCETKDEQLTRFNEAKKELNIVNVLKKSYFDEDLNLKKSNNPTGTNESYHELINKWENEMK, from the coding sequence ATGACATGTCAAGGAGATTGTTCAtgtaaaaataatgaagtccccaccaccaaatcaacaacaggCAATGTGGAAGATGATGACATTTGGTCAGATGATGATAGTAAACTAATACTTGAAAATGATATAATACGATCACATTATAAAAAAGGATATGTTGATGGAATAACTCAATCTAAAGAATCTTCATTACAACAAGGATTTGATGATGGATATCCTGAAGGTGCTAAATTAGGGATTCAAGTTGGTAAAATCCTAgcaaatttaattaatcaatgTGAAACCAAAGATGAACAATTGACAAGATTCAATGAAGCGAAAAAGgaattaaatattgttaatgttttaaaaaaatcatattttgatgaagatttgaatttgaaaaagagtAACAATCCTACAGGAACTAATGAATCATATCatgaattaataaacaaatgggaaaatgaaatgaaataa
- a CDS encoding growth/cell cycle/stress response regulation protein, putative (private: In S. cerevisiae: protein required, with binding partner Psr1p, for full activation of the general stress response, possibly through Msn2p dephosphorylation; regulates growth during the diauxic shift; negative regulator of G1 cyclin expression;~Similar to S. cerevisiae WHI2) → MSASTSTSSHQQPQDIITQVTPHQQDSFNTTSIDDQSDIGGGGGDYNSIIHLNIRGKEFTITRDDLMSLPESILLCLFPNGVFLDVNGNVINNLTEDDIVYVNFDPQTFQYIINTFYQAQQDLIQMSSNATSSNLTPVTSHNNNNRHHNHRQENILETKPAIIVLREDLDFYVIPPFEGLNNEQMKQLKLGVSIQLLKNKLIFSGLGYKFEDEEEQDEQQNKSSKGLGPAEQHLFDMLCSSGFEVKDKWGCRSLEPNKCVVSSLSLVRLKTNPPPGETPPDSPSLDPVTSQSSTTGGGNGRSRSRSRIAQLASSASRAASRSLSSKRNKPDNSTQTKLLLFWRKPARKCWWSHDWVTIEIDAPELFKSMKNINLNGSNNNKMSVKVHIRRVWTLELSIIGVQ, encoded by the coding sequence ATGTCTGCTTCTACATCTACCTCGTCacatcaacaaccacaagATATTATAACTCAAGTCACGCCGCATCAACAAGATTCATTTAATACTacttcaattgatgatcAATCCgatattggtggtggtggtggtgattataattctattattcatttaaatattcGAGGTAAAGAATTCACTATTACTCGAGATGATTTAATGAGTTTACCTGAAAGTATATTATTATGCTTATTTCCAAATGGAGTTTTCCTTGATGTTAATGGTAatgtaataaataatttaacagaagatgatattgtttatgTTAATTTTGATCCTCAAACAtttcaatatattattaacaCTTTTTATCAAGCTCAACAAGatttaattcaaatgtCAAGTAATGCAACCAGTTCAAATTTGACCCCAGTAACTAGtcacaataataataatcgtcatcataatcatcgACAAGAAAATATATTGGAAACTAAACCAgcaattattgttttacGAGAAGATTTAGATTTTTATGTTATTCCTCCATTTGAAGGATTAAATAATGAAcaaatgaaacaattaaaattagGAGTTAGtatacaattattaaagaataaattaattttttctgGGTTAGGAtataaatttgaagatgaagaagaacaagatgaacaacaaaataaatcaagtaAAGGATTAGGACCTGCAGAACAACATTTATTTGATATGTTATGTTCTTCTGGATTTGAAGTAAAAGATAAATGGGGTTGTCGATCATTAGAACCAAATAAATGTGTTGTTTCTTCATTACTGTTGGTAAGATTGAAAACTAACCCCCCACCAGGTGAAACTCCACCAGATTCTCCTTCATTAGATCCTGTCACTTCACAATCAAGTACCACTGGTGGTGGGAATGGTCGTTCACGATCAAGATCAAGAATTGCTCAATTGGCAAGTAGTGCCTCAAGAGCAGCTCTGAGATCATTATCAtcgaaaagaaataaaccTGATAATAGTActcaaacaaaattattattattttggaGGAAACCAGCAAGAAAATGTTGGTGGTCTCATGATTGGGTCACTATAGAAATTGATGCTCCAGAgttatttaaatcaatgaaaaatataaatttaaatggaagcaataataataaaatgtcAGTTAAAGTTCATATAAGAAGAGTTTGGACTTtagaattatcaattatcGGAGTTCAATAA